Proteins from a genomic interval of Motilibacter aurantiacus:
- a CDS encoding amino acid ABC transporter substrate-binding protein, producing MSACSAVDNASSDESDAGGGDTTEPITIGVSLPLTGDFSEPGKGVQRGYEAWAKIVNDSGGLLGRQVELKVLDDQSNADRVVADYESLIAQDEVDLVFGPFSTRLVVPSARVAKEYGMLFVEPAGAAAEVFEQGFDNLFYAAPAVANDHYNYLAEHILAMPEGQRPKTVAYAAMDDPFAQGTAYGLKEKLEAGGIRTVADEVYPPNTTDFSSIAAKIADAKADMLVGGSQYQDAVNLIVALQQLDYQPKMAAFSTAPTNPEFSKAIGEKTEGILSPTGYTTKADYPSNVEFVEKYTAQFGNPPSEDEANAYTTGQVVAAAVEAVGCAEQGDCQQRLIDWLRDNTVETVVGPLSWDEVGRPEAAHLIQQYVDGEIQIVLPEDQKEADFLFPKPAW from the coding sequence ATGAGCGCCTGTTCGGCCGTGGACAACGCATCGTCCGACGAGTCCGACGCAGGGGGCGGCGACACGACCGAGCCGATCACCATCGGGGTCTCGCTCCCGCTGACCGGCGACTTCTCCGAGCCGGGCAAGGGGGTGCAGCGCGGCTACGAGGCCTGGGCGAAGATCGTCAACGACTCCGGAGGCCTGCTCGGGCGCCAGGTCGAGCTGAAGGTCCTGGACGACCAGTCGAACGCCGACCGGGTCGTCGCCGACTACGAGTCCCTCATCGCCCAGGACGAGGTGGACCTGGTCTTCGGGCCCTTCTCCACCCGCCTCGTCGTGCCCTCCGCCCGCGTGGCGAAGGAGTACGGGATGCTCTTCGTCGAGCCGGCCGGCGCCGCGGCGGAGGTCTTCGAACAGGGCTTCGACAACCTCTTCTACGCGGCGCCCGCGGTCGCGAACGACCACTACAACTACCTCGCCGAGCACATCCTCGCGATGCCGGAGGGCCAACGCCCGAAGACGGTCGCGTACGCGGCGATGGACGACCCGTTCGCGCAGGGCACGGCGTACGGGTTGAAGGAGAAGCTCGAGGCGGGCGGCATCAGGACGGTCGCGGACGAGGTCTACCCGCCCAACACCACGGACTTCAGCAGCATCGCGGCCAAGATCGCGGACGCGAAGGCCGACATGCTGGTCGGCGGCTCGCAGTACCAGGACGCCGTCAACCTCATCGTCGCACTGCAGCAGCTGGACTACCAGCCGAAGATGGCGGCATTCTCGACCGCGCCGACGAATCCCGAGTTCTCGAAGGCGATCGGCGAGAAGACCGAGGGAATCCTGTCCCCCACCGGTTACACCACCAAGGCCGACTACCCGAGCAACGTCGAGTTCGTGGAGAAGTACACCGCGCAATTCGGGAACCCTCCTTCGGAGGACGAGGCGAACGCCTACACCACCGGGCAGGTCGTGGCGGCGGCGGTGGAGGCCGTGGGCTGCGCAGAGCAGGGTGACTGCCAGCAGCGTCTCATCGACTGGCTGCGCGACAACACGGTCGAGACGGTCGTCGGGCCGCTGTCGTGGGACGAGGTCGGCCGGCCGGAGGCCGCCCACCTGATCCAGCAGTACGTCGACGGGGAGATCCAGATCGTCCTCCCGGAGGACCAGAAGGAAGCCGACTTCCTGTTCCCGAAGCCGGCGTGGTGA
- a CDS encoding LacI family DNA-binding transcriptional regulator, which produces MPRSGASTRLIDVAERAGVSIATASRSLRGQDGVSEAVAAHVRQVATDLGYVVNVHARTLAGGSTSIVGLIVHEIGDPYFSEIASGVVHLATARGLTVQICHSGRDPLTELSQIRTLLAHGTQAVLIAGSGYVDPNLQAEADRELRAFQAAGGRAAVIGRHFLRTDAVLPANVAAGDAIAEHVLSLGHRRIAVAAGAPMLTTVEDRVAGVRTACARHGLAPEDVPVVHSAFTRDGGREAAEQILDEHPGTTAVLALNDVMAIGVLSTLRARGVSVPADVSVVGIDDIAVAADLAPGLTTVRLHMTQLGELALAMALKPPSSRPRRRSSGHELVVRDSTAPPPGHRG; this is translated from the coding sequence ATGCCACGGTCGGGCGCCAGCACGCGGCTGATCGACGTGGCCGAGCGCGCGGGCGTCTCCATCGCGACGGCGTCACGCTCGCTGCGGGGGCAGGACGGCGTCAGCGAGGCGGTCGCCGCCCACGTCCGCCAGGTCGCCACCGACCTCGGCTACGTCGTCAACGTGCACGCCCGGACGCTCGCCGGGGGGTCGACCTCCATCGTCGGCCTCATCGTGCACGAGATCGGTGACCCGTACTTCTCCGAGATCGCCAGCGGTGTGGTGCACCTCGCCACCGCCCGCGGGCTCACGGTGCAGATCTGCCACTCCGGGCGTGACCCCCTCACCGAGCTCTCCCAGATCCGGACCCTGCTCGCCCACGGCACCCAGGCCGTGCTGATCGCCGGCTCGGGCTACGTCGACCCCAACCTGCAGGCGGAGGCGGACCGGGAGCTGCGGGCGTTCCAGGCAGCGGGCGGCCGCGCCGCCGTCATCGGACGGCACTTCCTGCGCACCGACGCCGTGCTCCCCGCCAACGTCGCCGCCGGCGACGCGATCGCCGAGCACGTGCTCTCGCTCGGGCACCGGCGGATCGCCGTGGCCGCCGGCGCCCCCATGCTGACGACGGTGGAGGACCGGGTCGCCGGGGTCCGTACCGCCTGCGCCCGGCACGGCCTCGCGCCGGAGGACGTCCCGGTCGTCCACTCCGCCTTCACGCGGGACGGGGGCCGGGAGGCCGCCGAGCAGATCCTGGACGAGCACCCGGGAACCACGGCCGTCCTGGCCCTCAACGACGTGATGGCCATCGGCGTCCTCTCGACGCTGCGGGCGCGCGGCGTCTCGGTGCCGGCGGACGTGTCCGTCGTGGGGATCGACGACATCGCGGTCGCCGCAGACCTCGCGCCCGGCCTCACGACGGTCCGGCTGCACATGACCCAGCTGGGCGAGCTGGCTCTGGCGATGGCCCTGAAGCCGCCGTCGTCACGCCCGCGGCGACGGTCGAGCGGGCACGAGCTGGTCGTGCGCGACTCCACCGCCCCGCCGCCGGGCCACCGCGGCTGA
- a CDS encoding branched-chain amino acid ABC transporter permease: MTSPQLVFQSLVLGVLLGGLYALLAAGLTLYFGVMRVVMIAHSAFLILAAYLAWWFNDRTGLDPLLSLALTVPLFFVAGVLMQRLLIRRLSPVTLTMMSVLLTFAVALVIEGLLGYVFSGTQRRIQLGYSGSSLELFGARVAVVKLIAFGLAAAALLGLYLLLKRSRLGQALRATIQHRDAAALVGIDTDRVAGYGFGLGLATAAVGGTALALDSTIYPSLHWHWIGPLMAIIVVGGLGSIPGAAIAAMALGILQSLLQLEMGTTWAQTVFYVALFATLMVRPQGFFGGRLAQRF, encoded by the coding sequence GTGACCTCCCCGCAGCTGGTCTTCCAGAGCTTGGTCCTGGGCGTCCTGCTGGGCGGCCTGTACGCCCTGCTCGCCGCAGGCCTCACGCTCTACTTCGGGGTGATGCGGGTGGTGATGATCGCGCACTCCGCGTTCCTCATCCTCGCGGCCTACCTCGCGTGGTGGTTCAACGACAGGACCGGGCTGGACCCGCTGCTCTCGCTCGCGTTGACCGTCCCGCTCTTCTTCGTGGCCGGCGTCCTCATGCAGCGTCTGCTGATCCGGCGGCTCAGCCCGGTCACCCTCACCATGATGTCGGTGCTGCTCACCTTCGCCGTGGCGCTGGTCATCGAGGGCCTGCTCGGCTACGTGTTCAGCGGCACGCAGCGCCGCATCCAGCTCGGCTACAGCGGGTCGAGCCTGGAGCTCTTCGGGGCGCGGGTCGCGGTCGTGAAGCTCATCGCGTTCGGCCTGGCAGCCGCCGCGCTGCTCGGGCTCTACCTGCTGCTCAAGCGGAGCAGGCTGGGCCAGGCGCTGCGGGCGACGATCCAGCACCGCGACGCCGCCGCGCTGGTCGGCATCGACACCGACCGCGTGGCGGGCTACGGCTTCGGGCTCGGCCTCGCGACGGCGGCCGTCGGCGGCACAGCGCTGGCGCTCGACTCCACGATCTACCCGTCCCTGCACTGGCACTGGATCGGGCCGCTCATGGCCATCATCGTCGTGGGCGGGCTGGGGAGCATCCCCGGCGCGGCGATCGCCGCGATGGCGCTCGGGATCCTGCAGAGCCTGCTGCAGCTCGAGATGGGCACCACGTGGGCGCAGACCGTCTTCTACGTCGCGCTCTTCGCGACCCTCATGGTCCGTCCCCAGGGATTCTTCGGAGGACGCCTTGCGCAGCGTTTCTGA
- a CDS encoding branched-chain amino acid ABC transporter permease, with protein sequence MRSVSDPSALRAARWGLLLAAAALVFTFPVLAPNAYILSAGVVVANYAVLATSWNFMGGFTGYISLGHAAYFGLGAYGTGLLVTKADVPSFGALVLAAASVAVLAVPIGIAALRVRGASFVIVSIALVLILLLVFQSWASFTGGSNGLNVPRPFPGLLRPEHHLVFYYLFAALLCLALLTWWAIDRSRFGMGLKAIREDEDKAQSLGVPTFAYKLVAFVVSATFTALGGGLYALWFGDLDPIFQFSILVGSYMVLMALLGGIRNLFGPVVGAVVVGSALEYFKLEFGDTQFHLVAAGLLLALVVLFMPDGMLPFLGDLLRRLGPGQSSIREVTAEELLAQDSGREGMPGQPGPAEGQRTAARSEAAR encoded by the coding sequence TTGCGCAGCGTTTCTGACCCCTCCGCGCTGCGGGCCGCCCGCTGGGGTCTGCTCCTCGCCGCCGCGGCGCTCGTCTTCACCTTCCCCGTCCTGGCCCCGAACGCGTACATCCTCTCGGCCGGCGTGGTCGTCGCGAACTACGCCGTGCTGGCGACGTCGTGGAACTTCATGGGCGGGTTCACCGGCTACATCTCGCTGGGGCACGCGGCGTACTTCGGGCTCGGGGCGTACGGCACCGGGCTGCTCGTCACCAAGGCGGACGTGCCGAGCTTCGGCGCGCTCGTGCTCGCCGCGGCATCGGTCGCGGTCCTCGCGGTCCCCATCGGGATCGCTGCGCTGCGCGTGCGCGGCGCGTCCTTCGTCATCGTCTCCATCGCGCTGGTGCTCATCCTGCTCCTGGTCTTCCAGAGCTGGGCGTCCTTCACCGGCGGGTCCAACGGCCTGAACGTGCCGCGGCCCTTCCCCGGCCTGCTGCGCCCCGAGCACCACCTGGTCTTCTACTACCTGTTCGCGGCCCTGCTCTGCCTGGCGCTGCTGACCTGGTGGGCCATCGACCGCTCCCGCTTCGGGATGGGGCTGAAGGCGATCCGCGAGGACGAGGACAAGGCCCAGTCGTTGGGCGTGCCCACCTTCGCCTACAAGCTGGTGGCGTTCGTCGTCTCCGCGACGTTCACCGCGCTGGGGGGCGGGCTCTACGCGCTCTGGTTCGGCGACCTCGACCCCATCTTCCAGTTCTCCATCCTCGTCGGGTCCTACATGGTGCTCATGGCGCTGCTGGGCGGCATCCGCAACCTGTTCGGCCCGGTCGTCGGAGCGGTGGTCGTCGGCTCCGCGCTCGAGTACTTCAAGCTCGAGTTCGGCGACACGCAGTTCCACCTCGTCGCGGCCGGCCTGCTGCTCGCGCTCGTCGTGCTCTTCATGCCCGACGGCATGCTGCCGTTCCTCGGCGACCTGCTGCGCCGGCTGGGGCCCGGCCAGAGCTCGATCCGCGAGGTGACGGCCGAGGAGCTGCTCGCGCAGGACTCCGGACGGGAGGGCATGCCCGGGCAGCCGGGCCCGGCCGAAGGGCAGCGCACCGCAGCCCGCTCGGAGGCGGCCCGATGA